The following nucleotide sequence is from Zingiber officinale cultivar Zhangliang chromosome 10A, Zo_v1.1, whole genome shotgun sequence.
AGAAGTATTCTTCATTTCCACAGGATCTGATGTACCAATGCATTGGTGTTTGGTAGGCCGACCAAAAACAATAgatttttccaaataattttatATCCATTACAATTAGGAAAGACGCAATATGCTTTGCTTTGATCTTCATATTTCTTTCTTGGAcaacaactttttttttaaaaaaaaacaaaaccggTTCACTTGGATAATGATTTACTTTGAGTTGCAACATGTTTGTGGTCTGTGAGTTATCTTGACAAAGAAGCAGCTCACAGTTCATTTATGATGAACTCGGTGAATGGGCCAACAAGGACAGCTGGTAAATGCTTTAGGATGTGGTTGGTGAGGTTTTGGTTCGAGATCTGACTTTGTCAAAATATTTGAGGATGGAGGCTCAGAGGCTTCCatctatatcatttttttttcaaaaaaaaaaacaatttggtATAGAGAGAGAGCTAGGGATGCGATAATTATTATGAATGCAATGATGTTTATGTTTTTAAGGAAGATTAGCAAACTTACATGTCAGATTTCGATCCTTTTATGCACATATGTTGTCTGTTCATCACTATAAGAACTTCTTGTTTGCATTTTGTTATCCCTCTTAGATGAATTTTAGTTTTATATGTTTAACTTTTGCCATGATGATCATTTATATTATAGGTCACCTATGAATCCACATCTATGCTCCATCTGCTTGCTTCCTCAGAATTGGGAAACTGTATTGATAATGGATAGCAACGTTTTCTTTGGTAGACACTAAAGAAGATAACCTCTGATCTGTagacatcaaaaagaaataggaaATTTTTGGCACATTGAAGAtagcattacaaagaaaccagAGAAATTGTAGTACAAaccattttttcttcttcttctaattaTCTTTTACCAACAAAAGAAGTTTATTCATTCTAGCAGCATTCCAAACCTTCTTTTGACAGATTTATAGGATTATAGGTTGAACAATGCATTTAGAAGATGCCAAAAAAGTCATTCCTCTTAGCAGAATAGCAGTCAGTACCATCCTATTTTCTTTTGAGCTATCTGATTTTGCATGTAATGGCTTCTTCAATTATATGATAAGTCCAATGGGAACTTTTGTGCATCAGAGATGGAAGTATAGGTGAGTTGAAAGGATTGGAGGGCGAAGGGGGAGTTATAAAGTTCATTATAAAGCTGATAAATGGAATGGAAGAGAACTCCTGCCCTCCTCTTAAACTCTTCAACCTAAATAAGCCCTTCATTATTCACTCCTACCCATTTTTTGACTAAAAGCTCTATTCTCTATGTATTGTGACTACTGGATTGGAATTTTTAGCATTCAAAAGACACTCTTTACTGCTTCTTGCAGTACTGTGCTGTCAACCAGTCATATATATTATTTAGGTAGGAATGTGTTATGTTGAACCAATAACACCGAACCCGGGACGACTAGCTTGGCTCCACAAAAGTTTTCCTCCGGCCgctaggataaatcgggaagtgctcgTGGCAGACGGCTTAGAAGTCTAGCATCATGTGGTTACGCATCTCGTTTGGAAGAAAAATCCCTATAAATGCGCCATAGCTGGGAATCGAACCACGGGTGTCTGGGTGACAATTTGACACCCTTCCGTGCACCGTAGCTTTGGGGGCAAGTAGGAATGTGTTATGGATTTAGTGCACCATGCTTAATTGTTTGGATATTGGATTAAGAAAGTTTACATTGATTGTTTAAAATGTCAGTTTCTATTCTTGTAATTGTTCAAAGATACTTAGAAGCTATTGCATGAAAAGCATTAACAATGGTTAGCATCTGATCATCTAATGTAAATTTATAAACCACTTTAGTGATTTGCCATCATTTTCCCCACATCAATTCGTGTTTGTCAGATCTACCATACGAATTCAATCTCTTGATTGAACTTTATGCAAATAATAGCTCCTTAATTCTTAGCTGCTTTTATGGTAGTTCTCTTATTGCAGAATCCACCATTTATCTAGAAATCTACAGTCCTAATGATGCTTTTCTTAGTCATGTTCATTCACTAACTGTGATTCTTAATGTGAATCCAGTGCAAGGTATGCATGCAAACTTTTATATGTACTACGACAGAGGTCAAATGTCGAGAACATGCAGAAGCAAGGCATCCCAAGAATGATGTCTATCAGTGCTTCCCCCACCTTAAGAACTAGTGCCAGACTATAGGAGAAGCATGTCTTTGTAGTCCAATTAGATGTGTCAACTGTTAATGTATGACGATACGAGTGTGCCAGCTTTAATTTGGTCTACTTTTATATCTGGAATTTTATGTTAAACTTATGCCTCTGGTGTGTTGAACATGCTTCTGGGACTAATGTCATTATTGTACTCCCAGCTATGTTATTGTGATACCGGTAGAAGATTTATGTTCTATACTTTGTTACTGTGTTATCGGTGAACTATGAGATATAGTAATCCTGGGCAATTTCATTCAGTGCTCTGTCGTTGAGAAATTTCTTTAATGTCAAGCAATTTCATCTTTATTCTGCAGCCCATGCAATCATTTTCATGTCAGCATACTTGGCTCGCAAACATTCTCTTGTGGGCCATACAACAAAAATGTAGACCAATATCGTTATGAAATAAGTTGCATGAACTTTTTTTAATCAGGTATCCCGATTTTACCATCTGATTAATTTTAAGATAGACAGTATTTCACTCACTACTTAAATTGACGAAGCGCAATGACTCACGTGTAGAATTGACTGTAGTTTTCAGGGATATGTGCGGCTTTTTACTGAATGtaggtaattttttaaaattactaaactatgtaagttggaaaatgataaaaTCATGTATGTTATACTAATTTTATCCCGGTTATTATTTCCAATCGAATCGATATTTTTTATGAGTCGAATAATTTTTTTCATCGGTTGATTTAGATTGAAATTAGTTGATCAATTGGTTTTGAGACCTAAAGATCTCGGAAGTATAttaaaccagttcctatgtgttcatctaattcttctgattatatttatgcctttaaatatcaatttgatctgatatattgagagcaatgatttttttaacatgaaaataagttcaaaaaattaattcatgttcaaaaaaaatattgctcttaatatattaagtcaaatttatatttgaaggtatggatataatcatgagaatTAGACGAACATATAGAAACTAATTTCATGACAATCATAGATCATTTGTCTATCAAACAATTTTTACTaaaatagatattttttaaaattgattttgaaatccaTCGTGAatcgtaatatttttttaaaaaattaattcgtgTTCAAACGAACATTGCGTTTAATATATTGTGTCAAATTAATATTAGAAgatatttatataatcaagataaCTAGAGGAATATATAGAGACATAGTTTCATATTATTccaaggtctctaggtccatcaatcggTTCGAATAATTTTAGCCAAAAACGATTGATAGAACTAGAGATCTCAGAATGATATAAAATTAATTCATATGTATTCGTCTAGTTTTTATAATTGTAAAAatgtcctcaaacatcaatttgacccaatatattgatagcaataaGTTTTTGAACCTGGAAATGtattcgaaaaactaattcgtgttaaaaaaatcatcgctctcaatatattaagtcaaattgatatttgaggacataGATATAACCAAGAGAACTAGATGAACGCATAaaattgatttcatgtcattttcgagatctctaggtctatcagcCCGTCCATTAGTTAATTTTGACCGAAATCGGCTAATGGATGGATTTTTCGAAAATCGATTCGATTGGAAAAAAGATTAATCAAATCAATTTCTGATGGATTTTTCAAACAGTTTGGAAAATCGATCCAACTGAATATTTTCCAATTGAATTGATTTTTGGAAAATCCATCCATCAATCGATTTTAGACAAAGCTAGCTAATAAATGGGTTGATGAACCTAGAGACCtcgaaatgatatgaaatcaattcatatgtgtttgtctagttctcctgattgtaaaaattcttcaaatgtcaatttgacctaatatatttagagcaatgatttttttatcacgaatatatttgaaaaactaattcgtgtttaaaaaataactgctctcaatatattaagtcaaattgatgtttcatagtatggatataatcataagaactagaaAACTCATAGGGCATTATTTCACTTAATTCCGAGCTCTCTATATCCATCAATTGATTTTAGATTCATTTGgtcaaaatcggttgatggacctagagaacttgAAAAgctaattcatgttcaaaaaatca
It contains:
- the LOC122027609 gene encoding uncharacterized protein At2g23090-like, coding for MGGGNGQKSKMARERNMEKNKSAKGSQLETNKKAMNIQCKVCMQTFICTTTEVKCREHAEARHPKNDVYQCFPHLKN